A genomic window from Balaenoptera acutorostrata chromosome 20, mBalAcu1.1, whole genome shotgun sequence includes:
- the LOC103001618 gene encoding C-C motif chemokine 4 — translation MKLCMTVLSFLVLVAAFCSLALSAPMGSDPPTACCFSYTLRKLPRNFVIDYYETSSLCSQPAVVFQTKKGRQVCANPSDPWVQEYMDDLELN, via the exons ATGAAGCTCTGCATGACTGTCCTCTCCTTCCTCGTGCTCGTAGCTGCTTTCTGCTCTCTGGCACTCTCAGCACCAA TGGGCTCAGACCCTCCCACCGCCTGCTGCTTCTCTTACACCCTGCGGAAGCTTCCTCGCAACTTCGTGATCGATTATTACGAGACCAGCAGTCTctgctcccagccagctgtggt ATTCCAGACCAAAAAGGGCAGGCAGGTGTGCGCCAACCCCAGTGATCCCTGGGTCCAGGAGTACATGGATGACCTTGAACTGAACTGA